The sequence CATAAAAGCGCCCCCTTGATATGTACTATGTTTTCATTCCTTTTTATATCAGACTACTAGCTCCACACCAAGCTGGAGTTTTCAATCAACTTGGTCTTCGATTTTTCTGTGCTTGCCCCTGCTGAAGATCCTCCTAATATATTCATATATGTAAAACGAGACATGTTTGAATCAACAGTCAAATCCCCCGCATAAATGGAACCACGAAATTCGCATCCATATCCCATTTGAATAACAACATCAGCATTCGGTGCATATAAAACACCAGTAAAAGTAGTCGGCCCATACCAGTTCGAGCTGCTATTGATGTCTAGAATAAGAGGTTTATTATTCCCTTTTCCATTTCCCTTACCATTTTTCGTCGTTCCTGTATAGATGATAACAATGGGTCTGTTATTTGTTTCAGGTATATTTATATTGATCTTATTTGCATTAGCTTCACTGTCAATTTTGACATAAATGGGTTTGCTGGACTCGCCATCCAGCCCCTGTATCGTTACATTTGCATTCCCTGAAGTTGTTTTTTCGTAATAATCCCCAGTTCCATAAATGACCTGATTGGTGTAATTCCATTTTTGAACGGAAGAGCGGTTCGCATTATATAAATCATCAAACTTTCTTTCTGTTGAATCATAAAACGAATTGTAATCCGTATCACCGCCGTCAGACAGTCTGAAATAATTGTGATCTGCTACAGCCCATCCCAAGGTTTTGTTATATGCATCCGGTGTAAAAGCATAACCAGGAGAATCCGAACCTCTTTCAACGATATTCCCGTCATAGGTTGCCTGAATCCCATATGAGCCCAACAAATAAGGTGAAAAAATATCTCTCCACCAGTAATAGTAGTTTGGACCTATGGAGCCTAAATCTGAAATATGATTGGCTACAATTAAATCCTTAAAGCCAAACCCGCTTGATGAGCTTCCAGCGCTTCCCACCTGCGCCACTGCATCCGCAGATACATCCGTAAGCGGATCCAGCCCCAGCAGCGTCATAAAATAAACCGGTGATTTCTGAGTAACCTTAACACGATAATACGTTTTCCCAGAAACCGTCTGCGCCTGAAAGTCCTTGACTATTAAGTTTTGATATTCCCTTCCCAGATTTGCCTTCAGATATTCATCTGATAATGTGTTTGCTCCGGGATGGTCCTCTGCTGTCTCTTCGCCCGCAATATAACCCGCCGCGCCTGCTAAAGCCGCTGCATCAACAGCGTTCTGCAAATTAGATTTATGGACATACATATTCCCTAAATCAACTGCCAGTCCTGCGCAAGCAAAAATTACCGGCAGAAGCAATGCAGTGAACACCAAAAGAACGCCTTTCTGCGCAGACGGGCGGATTTTATTCCCGTCCCTGTCCATACAGACGCTCACTCCTTCCTCTTCTCCTTATTTATTTTTATCTATACGCTCCCATACTTATTATACCTTTTTCTTATTCTTATAACAACTTAAAATAAGTTTTTGCATTTTATGTATAATATGAAACGATTTGTATCACTTTATCTCATACCATGAAGAATCACCGCTTTATAATCCACGGATCAGCAGAAGTGCAATCGCAGGAATGGCAAAATAAGGACCATAAGCGAAGGCGCTTTTCCTGCTCTTTATACCAAGAAGCAGCATGATTAAAGCAGAAATACCGCCAAACAAAATTCCAAACATTCCAATGAAGAATAATGTCTTTGTTCCCATCCATAAGCCAAGACACGCAATCAGCTTAATATCTCCGCCGCCCAGTGCCCCACGGGACAATATTGCAATGATGAGAAACAGCACACCTCCTGCCGCTGCAGCAATCAGATGATCAATGGCTATGGGGAGAAACAGCGCGCAGCAAAGTGCTCCCCCTGCCGCCAATGGAATGATCATGTCATTAAAAATGCAGTACTGTTCAAAATCGGTTGCAATGATCAAAAGCAGCAATCCGCAAAGTGCAAGCGACAAGACTAAAATAATTCCCTGTGAAACGAAGAAAAGTCTGATACCGGTCAGGAAAAACAGCAGCGTCAGAAGCTTTACTCTGTACTTTGCCCTACTGCCGATTGCATCAGGAAATGACAGAATCGAATGATTTTTGAGGTACAACCTATCAATCCACAGGGATCCATACTTTCCAAAGAAAAAGGACAGCGCCAGTAAAAGCGCTCCATAAGCAATTAAGAAATAATCCATGACCGTCTCCCAATAAATAAAACTTAGTTACAATATTTTTTATTATACAACGAAAACTTATCAGAATAACAAATATCAATGAAGCAGTCCGTGAATAAGAAAAGGCCCCGATTGACGCTGCCAATCCAGGACCTTCTCTTATTTAATAAATTGTATTTCTGAAACCATCTGATCAATCTTCTGTATCGAAGATGAAAAGTTTATGTTTTTTATCAGAAACCAGTTTTGTAAATCTATCATATTGTCTCAATATATCAACAATTATTTCATCTTTCTTCATATAGCGGACAGGATACCCAGTTCTTCCATCCTCAAAATAACTCATGGGAACATAAACAACTTCACTATCAACTTGAGGCATGGAGTCATTTTTGATGGCAAAGTCAGAAACGTTATGGATTTCACAATCAATACCATACTTAAAATTTCTGATAGAATCCTGTTTAATAATAAACTCAGCTTTAGGAAGCAGTGATTCAGAATCATATTTAACCGTCGCTTCTACACCATACTTTTTCATTTCATCCGCCAGTTCTTCAAAAGCCGGTACAGCCACTTCTCTGATAAACTTCCTGGCATTCACAAGATCTGGTTTTTTAGACATGGAATGAAGTCTTTCCTTCCATAAGGAACCAGTCCAGTATGAAGTACAAACAGAAAGACCGCGGCTGAAATATCCATTATCAACCAAAAGGCCATCCCACAAGCAGAAGCAAAGAACAATCATGACGATCAGGAACGGAAGCGCCATAACCATCGTCATCGCCTGCAGTGCCCCAAGACCGCCGGAGTATAAAAGAACAATGGCAAGAAGGGCTAAAGATGCGCCCCAGAAAATACTCTGCCATTTAGGGAATCCGGATTTGCCATAGGAAGCAATGGTATTGATGACAAAAATGCCAGAGTCTGCTGATGTTACAAAGAATAATGCAATGATGATAACAGAAATGAAAGATGTTACACTGCCCAGCGGAAGATGATTCAGAAAAGCGAAAAGCAATGCTTCTGTCTCACCTGAAATTGCAGAAAGAGCTCCATTGGTCTGCAAATCTACCCAGATAGCACTATTCCCAAAAATAGTCATCCAAAGCAGATTGAACAGAGTCGGTACAAACAAAACCCCAAGGACAAATTCGCGAATCGTACGGCCTCTGGAAATCTTTGCAATGAACATGCCTACAAATGGCGCCCAGGCAATCCACCATGCCCAGTAAACAACTGTCCAGGAAGTGAACCATCCCTCATTTTCAGGATCATAGGCAAATGTCCTGAAACTCAAAGGAATAATATTATGGATATACTCACCAAGATTCTCAGTGAAATCACTCATAATCATCATAGATGGTCCTGCAAACAGGACAAATAACAGAAGTCCTAGTGCTAAGAGCAGATTAATTAAATGACGGACACCTTTCCCCACCCCTGATACAGCTGATAAGATCGAGAAAGATATTGACACGGTAATGATGACTATAAGTTGGGGCATATCAATATTAGAAATAAAGCCAATCTGTTTCAATCCGGCTCCAAGCTGAAGCGCACCAAACCCCAACGTCGTCGTAATACCAAAAATAGTACAGCAAAGTGCAGTTATATCAATAATCCTGCCAAGAGCACCATCCAGATGATTTTTGAGCAGTGGATAAAAGCCACTTCTAACCGTCAAAGGCAAATGATATCGAAACCCGAAATATGCTAATGCCAATCCGATAACCCCATAAATTGCCCAAGCATGTATTCCCCAATGGAAAAATGTATTGAGCATGGCAGTTTCAGCACGAGCCCCCTGAGACAGGTTAGGATCAAGAGGAAGGGCATAATGAGAAATTGGTTCGGCTACGCCAAAGTACATAAGTCCAATTCCCATGCCGGCAGCAAAAAGCATTGCAATCCAGGATAAAAACGGATACTCCGGTTCTTCATCATCATCCCCAAGACGTATATCCCCTAATTTACTGACGCAGAGGAGAAGGAGAAAAATAACGAAGCAGGATACGCCAAGAATAAAGAGCCAGCCCCAAGACTTGGTAATCCATTGTTTTGCTTCATTGAGATAGTAACCTGAAGATCCCGGGAAAGCAGCACATGCAATCACAACTGCCA is a genomic window of Veillonellaceae bacterium containing:
- a CDS encoding BCCT family transporter encodes the protein MDDSRKFPFRSTFNSWVTIPGIIVILAVVIACAAFPGSSGYYLNEAKQWITKSWGWLFILGVSCFVIFLLLLCVSKLGDIRLGDDDEEPEYPFLSWIAMLFAAGMGIGLMYFGVAEPISHYALPLDPNLSQGARAETAMLNTFFHWGIHAWAIYGVIGLALAYFGFRYHLPLTVRSGFYPLLKNHLDGALGRIIDITALCCTIFGITTTLGFGALQLGAGLKQIGFISNIDMPQLIVIITVSISFSILSAVSGVGKGVRHLINLLLALGLLLFVLFAGPSMMIMSDFTENLGEYIHNIIPLSFRTFAYDPENEGWFTSWTVVYWAWWIAWAPFVGMFIAKISRGRTIREFVLGVLFVPTLFNLLWMTIFGNSAIWVDLQTNGALSAISGETEALLFAFLNHLPLGSVTSFISVIIIALFFVTSADSGIFVINTIASYGKSGFPKWQSIFWGASLALLAIVLLYSGGLGALQAMTMVMALPFLIVMIVLCFCLWDGLLVDNGYFSRGLSVCTSYWTGSLWKERLHSMSKKPDLVNARKFIREVAVPAFEELADEMKKYGVEATVKYDSESLLPKAEFIIKQDSIRNFKYGIDCEIHNVSDFAIKNDSMPQVDSEVVYVPMSYFEDGRTGYPVRYMKKDEIIVDILRQYDRFTKLVSDKKHKLFIFDTED
- a CDS encoding prepilin peptidase, with amino-acid sequence MDYFLIAYGALLLALSFFFGKYGSLWIDRLYLKNHSILSFPDAIGSRAKYRVKLLTLLFFLTGIRLFFVSQGIILVLSLALCGLLLLIIATDFEQYCIFNDMIIPLAAGGALCCALFLPIAIDHLIAAAAGGVLFLIIAILSRGALGGGDIKLIACLGLWMGTKTLFFIGMFGILFGGISALIMLLLGIKSRKSAFAYGPYFAIPAIALLLIRGL
- a CDS encoding pilus assembly protein TadG-related protein codes for the protein MDRDGNKIRPSAQKGVLLVFTALLLPVIFACAGLAVDLGNMYVHKSNLQNAVDAAALAGAAGYIAGEETAEDHPGANTLSDEYLKANLGREYQNLIVKDFQAQTVSGKTYYRVKVTQKSPVYFMTLLGLDPLTDVSADAVAQVGSAGSSSSGFGFKDLIVANHISDLGSIGPNYYYWWRDIFSPYLLGSYGIQATYDGNIVERGSDSPGYAFTPDAYNKTLGWAVADHNYFRLSDGGDTDYNSFYDSTERKFDDLYNANRSSVQKWNYTNQVIYGTGDYYEKTTSGNANVTIQGLDGESSKPIYVKIDSEANANKININIPETNNRPIVIIYTGTTKNGKGNGKGNNKPLILDINSSSNWYGPTTFTGVLYAPNADVVIQMGYGCEFRGSIYAGDLTVDSNMSRFTYMNILGGSSAGASTEKSKTKLIENSSLVWS